A single genomic interval of Dromiciops gliroides isolate mDroGli1 chromosome 1, mDroGli1.pri, whole genome shotgun sequence harbors:
- the LOC122735793 gene encoding thymosin beta-4-like — MSDKPDMAEIQKFNKSKLKKTEIQEKNPLPSKETIEQEKQAGES, encoded by the coding sequence ATGTCTGACAAACCAGATATGGCTGAGATTCAGAAATTCAATAAGTCTAAATTGAAGAAGACAGAAATACAAGAGAAAAATCCACTGCCTTCAAAAGAAACAATTGAACAGGAGAAGCAAGCGGGTGAATCATAA